A window from Triticum aestivum cultivar Chinese Spring chromosome 6D, IWGSC CS RefSeq v2.1, whole genome shotgun sequence encodes these proteins:
- the LOC123145856 gene encoding uncharacterized protein isoform X2, with product MLTPPLTDQHGPTPLAPPSPRSPAPTHRTAHRQSISLYSVVGSGGGDHGTRAASSQRPHQYLYCLQRVVMWSTSMTGSHGRSCDDEAPSMGRHHAALASPSASVSAGNTHRSRRPTLPQPHGPSRPLLAQQLDAARSAWPLLPPQYFSGSQRCTCHRRLVGLDEQHSLRGRVGLIGHRPTEQQHVRHHGYRSGMMLWSDDVKGIQYIQGDHLIGQGDYLPLFTYSRYATEEVPPLLLRKLSKNDLHPWSI from the exons ATGCTCACGCCTCCCTTAACCGACCAACACGGTCCAACCCCTCTCGCTCCTCCCTCACCCCGGTCGCCGGCGCCAACGCACCGCACTGCACACCGCCAATCCATCTCCCTCTATTCCGTGGTCGGCTCCGGCGGTGGTGACCATGGCACACGGGCGGCTTCCAGTCAACGACCACACCAGTATCTCTACTGCCTGCAACGTGTGGTGATGTGGTCCACAAGCATGACCGGCAGCCATGGCAGATCGTGCGACGATGAGGCTCCATCAATGGGTAGGCACCATGCCGCGTTGGCATCCCCATCCGCCTCAGTCTCCGCTGGCAACACACATAGATCACGCCGACCTACCCTCCCGCAGCCTCATGGTCCCTCACGGCCGTTGCTAGCGCAGCAACTCGATGCCGCCAGATCGGCTTGGCCGCTGCTTCCGCCCCAATACTTTTCGGGCAGCCAACGATGCACGTGTCATCGCAGACTTGTTGgccttgatgaacaacactccttGCGCGGACGCGTCGGCCTCATCGGTCATCGCCCCACTGAACAACAGCATGTAAGACACCACGGCTACCGGTCTGGCATGATGCTATGGTCTGACGACGTCAAG GGGATACAGTATATACAGGGAGATCATCTTATAGGACAGGGAGATTATCTACCATTGTTCACATATAGCAGATATGCAACAGAAGAAGTTCCTCCACTGCTACTCCGAAAATTAAGCAAAAATGATCTCCATCCTTG GAGTATATAG
- the LOC123145857 gene encoding uncharacterized protein yields MKTVSVSSKEDASMTETGNDDTEPLQQPEVMIYDIPSSMFPSIKEADATTETTYNDNHSKVALWPDIPSSMCSTIKEVNARIQSFYNDDHDNDEVICEKDKTIKEVDGPRQSIYNDDHGNDEVIFEEDTNEDEYMFFGEEEDEEVEIEIKEDEELHNPDPYDFVYSNIPKNTHV; encoded by the exons ATGAAAACTGTTTCTGTATCATCAAAAGAAGATGCATCTATGACAGAAACCGGCAACGATGACACGGAACCTCTACAGCAACCAGAGGTCATGATTTATG ACATCCCCTCGTCAATGTTTCCAAGCATCAAAGAAGCAGATGCCACAACAGAAACAACCTACAACGACAATCACAGCAAGGTGGCTTTGTGGCCAGACATCCCCTCGTCAATGTGTTCAACAATCAAAGAAGTAAATGCACGAATACAATCATTCTATAACGATGATCACG ATAATGATGAAGTCATATGTGAGAAAGACAAAACCATCAAAGAAGTAGATGGACCAAGACAATCAATCTACAACGATGATCACG GTAATGATGAAGTCATATTTGAAGAAGATACAAATGAGGATGAATACATGTTCTTTGGTGAAG aagaggatgaggaagtgGAAATTGAAATCAAGGAAGACGAGGAACTTCACAATCCTGATCCGTATGATTTTGTCTACAGCAACATACCAAAGAACACACACGTGTAA
- the LOC123145856 gene encoding uncharacterized protein isoform X1 → MLTPPLTDQHGPTPLAPPSPRSPAPTHRTAHRQSISLYSVVGSGGGDHGTRAASSQRPHQYLYCLQRVVMWSTSMTGSHGRSCDDEAPSMGRHHAALASPSASVSAGNTHRSRRPTLPQPHGPSRPLLAQQLDAARSAWPLLPPQYFSGSQRCTCHRRLVGLDEQHSLRGRVGLIGHRPTEQQHVRHHGYRSGMMLWSDDVKGYYLQGIQYIQGDHLIGQGDYLPLFTYSRYATEEVPPLLLRKLSKNDLHPWSI, encoded by the exons ATGCTCACGCCTCCCTTAACCGACCAACACGGTCCAACCCCTCTCGCTCCTCCCTCACCCCGGTCGCCGGCGCCAACGCACCGCACTGCACACCGCCAATCCATCTCCCTCTATTCCGTGGTCGGCTCCGGCGGTGGTGACCATGGCACACGGGCGGCTTCCAGTCAACGACCACACCAGTATCTCTACTGCCTGCAACGTGTGGTGATGTGGTCCACAAGCATGACCGGCAGCCATGGCAGATCGTGCGACGATGAGGCTCCATCAATGGGTAGGCACCATGCCGCGTTGGCATCCCCATCCGCCTCAGTCTCCGCTGGCAACACACATAGATCACGCCGACCTACCCTCCCGCAGCCTCATGGTCCCTCACGGCCGTTGCTAGCGCAGCAACTCGATGCCGCCAGATCGGCTTGGCCGCTGCTTCCGCCCCAATACTTTTCGGGCAGCCAACGATGCACGTGTCATCGCAGACTTGTTGgccttgatgaacaacactccttGCGCGGACGCGTCGGCCTCATCGGTCATCGCCCCACTGAACAACAGCATGTAAGACACCACGGCTACCGGTCTGGCATGATGCTATGGTCTGACGACGTCAAG GGATATTATTTGCAGGGGATACAGTATATACAGGGAGATCATCTTATAGGACAGGGAGATTATCTACCATTGTTCACATATAGCAGATATGCAACAGAAGAAGTTCCTCCACTGCTACTCCGAAAATTAAGCAAAAATGATCTCCATCCTTG GAGTATATAG